In one Vitis riparia cultivar Riparia Gloire de Montpellier isolate 1030 unplaced genomic scaffold, EGFV_Vit.rip_1.0 scaffold613_pilon_pilon, whole genome shotgun sequence genomic region, the following are encoded:
- the LOC117910122 gene encoding receptor-like protein EIX2, with amino-acid sequence MNYVNLSMVGPHWAEALNKLPFLIELHLHDCGLFGSVSSPSSINLTSLSVIRISDNFLNSKFPIWLLNLSSLVSIDVSYNKLYGQISPSFGELPNLQHLDLSWNMNLTGSCSQMLRGSWKKIEALNLAGNNFLGTIPSSIGSFCNLKYLNMSYNALTGSLPEFLKETKNCSSDGLLPELLYLDLSYNQLNGRLPEWLSQLEKLTTLSLYYMWLGRNELNGSLPVSFGQLSELVLLEVTENHLTGILSEEHFSKSSKLKVLWMDGNSGLILNVSSTWVPPFQITYLDLSSCNLGPSFPTWLKFQKEAITLGLSNASISGSIPNWFWNISHQLWFLSLSFNQLQGQLPNQLNMTLGASIDFSSNLFEGPIPLPKSGCLSLDLSNNKFSGPIPAKIGESMPHLRFLFLSGNQITGIIPESIGYMQSLRIIDLSRNSLTGSIPSTISNCPHLSMLHLGKNNLSGTIPKSFGKLEWLQSLHLDKNNLSGELPSSFRYLLSLEILDLSYNSLSGNIPAWIGAAFTSLRILKLRSNKFSGGLLFELSNLSSLHILDLAENNLSGSIPACLGDLKAMAQKQNISRYTLGVSYTRRVYDDSLIVTAKGQDLEYIKTLSLIISIDLSSNNFGGEFPKDVTKLYGLMILNLSRNHINGSIPENISGLHELSSLDLSSNTLYGLIPWSMSLLTFLSYLNLSNNNFSGKIPFTGQMTTFSESAYVGNPHLCGPPLVAKCQGDDLDKGQGIVEDENDDDSIDQWFYFSIGLGFALGILGPYFVLAIKKSWCEAYFSIVDKIVYRSLCLKRGRALHGRNH; translated from the exons ATGAACTACGTCAACCTTTCAATGGTAGGACCTCATTGGGCAGAGGCATTAAACAAGCTTCCATTTTTAATAGAGTTGCATCTACATGACTGTGGGCTGTTTGGTTCAGTTTCATCTCCGAGCTCTATTAATCTTACCTCACTCTCTGTCATAAGAATCAGTGACAACttcttgaattcaaaatttccaaTATGGCTTCTAAACCTTAGCAGCCTTGTATCCATTGATGTAAGCTATAATAAGTTATACGGGCAGATTTCACCAAGCTTTGGTGAATTACCTAACTTGCAGCACTTGGATCTATCTTGGAACATGAATCTCACAGGTAGTTGCTCTCAAATGCTAAGGGGAAGTTGGAAGAAGATAGAAGCTCTGAATTTGGCAGGAAACAACTTTCTTG GTACAATCCCAAGCTCTATTGGGAGTTTTTGCAACTTAAAATACTTGAATATGAGTTACAATGCCTTGACAGGAAGCTTACCTGAATTTCTCAAAGAGACCAAAAACTGCAGTTCTGACGGTCTTTTACCAGAACTGTTGTATTTGGACTTGTCCTACAATCAACTAAATGGCAGATTGCCAGAATGGTTGAGTCAGCTGGAAAAACTTACTACTCTCAGTCTATAT TATATGTGGCTTGGAAGGAATGAACTTAATGGGAGTCTCCCAGTCAGCTTTGGACAACTCTCTGAATTGGTTCTCTTGGAAGTTACTGAAAATCACTTGACTGGAATTCTTTCTGAAGAACacttttcaaagtcaagtaaGTTGAAGGTTTTGTGGATGGATGGAAATTCTGGTCTCATTTTGAATGTTAGTTCCACCTGGGTCCCTCCATTCCAAATCACTTATCTTGATCTAAGTTCATGCAATTTAGGTCCCTCATTTCCGACTTGGCTCAAGTTTCAAAAGGAGGCCATCACTCTCGGTCTGTCAAATGCTAGCATCTCAGGTTCCATCCCAAATTGGTTTTGGAATATTTCTCATCAACTATGGTTTTTAAGTCTTTCTTTCAACCAGTTACAGGGTCAGTTACCAAATCAGTTAAATATGACCCTTGGGGCATCTATTGATTTCAGCTCCAACCTCTTTGAGGGTCCAATTCCTCTACCAAAATCTGGGTGCCTCTCACTTGATCTATCCAACAATAAATTTTCTGGTCCTATCCCAGCCAAGATCGGTGAATCCATGCCACACTTGcgcttcctttttctttcaggCAACCAAATAACAGGAATCATCCCTGAGTCTATAGGATATATGCAGAGTCTTCGGATCATTGATCTTTCAAGGAATAGTTTGACAGGAAGCATTCCTTCAACCATAAGTAATTGCCCTCACCTAAGCATGCTACACCTTGGAAAGAACAATTTATCTGGGACTATTCCAAAATCTTTTGGTAAGTTAGAATGGCTTCAATCACTTCACCTAGACAAGAACAATCTGTCAGGAGAACTTCCTTCGTCTTTCCGATACCTGTTGAGTTTGGAAATCCTTGATCTCAGTTACAACTCATTATCGGGTAATATTCCAGCATGGATTGGAGCTGCTTTCACATCCCTTAGAATTCTTAAGTTGAGGTCCAATAAATTTTCAGGAGGGCTTCTTTTTGAGCTGTCAAATTTAAGTTCATTGCATATCTTAGACCttgctgaaaacaatttgaGTGGTAGCATTCCAGCCTGTTTGGGTGATCTTAAAGCAATGGCTCAAAAGCAAAATATAAGTCGCTATACACTCGGAGTCTCTTATACAAGGCGAGTTTATGATGATAGTTTGATCGTGACTGCAAAAGGCCAAGATCTGGAATATATCAAGACTCTTTCTCTCATAATTAGCATAGATCTATCCAGCAACAACTTTGGTGGAGAGTTTCCAAAAGACGTAACAAAGTTATATGGTTTAATGATTCTCAACTTGTCAAGAAACCATATTAATGGCTCGATTCCGGAAAACATCTCAGGGTTACATGAATTGTCATCTCTTGATCTATCAAGTAACACTCTTTATGGTCTCATTCCTTGGAGCATGTCTTTATTAAcatttttgagttatttgaatctatcaaataataatttctctGGCAAGATCCCCTTTACAGGACAAATGACAACTTTTAGTGAGTCTGCCTATGTTGGAAACCCTCATCTTTGTGGACCTCCACTTGTTGCTAAATGCCAAGGTGATGATTTAGATAAGGGGCAAGGTATtgttgaagatgaaaatgatgatgactCCATTGATCAGTGGTTTTACTTCAGTATCGGGCTTGGATTTGCTTTGGGTATTTTAGgtccatattttgttttagcaaTCAAGAAATCTTGGTGTGAAGCCTACTTCAGTATTGTGGATAAAATTGTCTATAGATCATTATGCTTGAAAAGAGGAAGAGCATTACATGGTAGAAATCATTAG